One segment of Leptolyngbyaceae cyanobacterium DNA contains the following:
- a CDS encoding RNA-binding protein, with product MTIYVGNLSYKATSEDITQLFKEYGSVKRVVLPVDRETGRMRGFAFVEMLDDAQEEVAISELNSHEWMGRQLRVNKARPQENNRPASDRSRW from the coding sequence ATGACTATTTACGTTGGCAACTTGTCTTACAAAGCCACTTCCGAAGATATTACACAATTATTTAAAGAATACGGTTCTGTTAAACGAGTAGTTCTACCCGTAGATAGAGAAACGGGGAGGATGCGCGGTTTTGCCTTTGTAGAAATGCTCGACGACGCCCAAGAGGAAGTAGCGATCTCTGAATTGAACTCCCATGAATGGATGGGAAGGCAATTACGAGTTAACAAAGCTAGACCCCAAGAAAACAACCGCCCAGCCAGCGATCGATCTCGGTGGTAA